One region of Daphnia pulicaria isolate SC F1-1A chromosome 7, SC_F0-13Bv2, whole genome shotgun sequence genomic DNA includes:
- the LOC124350049 gene encoding cuticle protein 7-like isoform X2 — translation MKFFILATLFAVAAADSYRSAEYAPKYEAPAYKSTYEAKYETPQPYDFSWAVNDYYNDYGHSEKSDGNVVTGSYRVVLPDGRTQIVSYKADSYGYVADVKYTGEAKYPEYVANNYKATTYSAPAYKPTAPTYSAPAYTAPTYSAPAPAPAYTATPVYKAPAVQPQY, via the exons ATGAAA ttcttCATCCTTGCCACCCTTTTCGCTGTCGCTGCCGCCGATTCTTACAGGTCAGCCGAATACGCTCCCAAGTACGAAGCTCCGGCATACAAATCTACATATGAAGCCAAATACGAG ACTCCCCAACCTTACGACTTCAGCTGGGCCGTCAATGATTACTACAACGACTACGGACACTCTGAGAAGAGCGACGGCAATGTCGTAACTGGATCATACCGTGTCGTCCTTCCCGACGGCCGCACCCAAATTGTCAGCTACAAGGCCGACAGCTACGGATATGTCGCCGACGTCAAGTACACCGGTGAAGCCAAGTACCCCGAATACGTCGCAAACAACTACAAAGCTACCACCTACTCCGCTCCTGCTTACAAGCCCACTGCTCCCACCTACTCCGCTCCTGCTTACACCGCTCCCAC ATACTCTGCCCCTGCCCCGGCCCCGGCTTACACCGCCACTCCGGTCTACAAAGCCCCCGCAGTCCAGCCGCAGTACTAA
- the LOC124350049 gene encoding cuticle protein 7-like isoform X1, whose product MKFFILATLFAVAAADSYRSAEYAPKYEAPAYKSTYEAKYETPQPYDFSWAVNDYYNDYGHSEKSDGNVVTGSYRVVLPDGRTQIVSYKADSYGYVADVKYTGEAKYPEYVANNYKATTYSAPAYKPTAPTYSAPAYTAPTYTASVKKSPTYTVTAPTYSAPAPAPAYTATPVYKAPAVQPQY is encoded by the exons ATGAAA ttcttCATCCTTGCCACCCTTTTCGCTGTCGCTGCCGCCGATTCTTACAGGTCAGCCGAATACGCTCCCAAGTACGAAGCTCCGGCATACAAATCTACATATGAAGCCAAATACGAG ACTCCCCAACCTTACGACTTCAGCTGGGCCGTCAATGATTACTACAACGACTACGGACACTCTGAGAAGAGCGACGGCAATGTCGTAACTGGATCATACCGTGTCGTCCTTCCCGACGGCCGCACCCAAATTGTCAGCTACAAGGCCGACAGCTACGGATATGTCGCCGACGTCAAGTACACCGGTGAAGCCAAGTACCCCGAATACGTCGCAAACAACTACAAAGCTACCACCTACTCCGCTCCTGCTTACAAGCCCACTGCTCCCACCTACTCCGCTCCTGCTTACACCGCTCCCACATACACTGCCTCGGTCAAAAAGAGTCCCACCTACACCGTCACCGCTCCCACATACTCTGCCCCTGCCCCGGCCCCGGCTTACACCGCCACTCCGGTCTACAAAGCCCCCGCAGTCCAGCCGCAGTACTAA
- the LOC124349731 gene encoding probable chitinase 10: MKLLINSLIKIVTLLQLLSSLPIILHGKRIVCLFPNWAVYRTTSGGAGHYTVDNIDPKLCTHLLYQFANIDKSSLNISIGDHAADIDKKGYKKSVALKTQNPQLGVMISVGFANDGIENGYYEQLTANESNIVPFVSSAMDFLQLHELDGLDLDIDYVELLTNAVIKTSFVRLLVALRKAFTPKGYILSLPLLADPSVYSASDGEKFDVSGLNENVDFINLKTYSYHVPSRDPTVAPVADHHSPLRKRHFEMENENLNAEYSVTYWTNLGLLASKINLGIPLFGLSWTLGRSQSSSNSFVPPISAVGVGPPGDIMGVNNTMSFYEICSAVRNNGWKVFSDPTGKIGPYAVSPTDPKTWVGYDDPVMAIVKSQFILSEGLGGAFLSDISYDDFRDTCGLGFNPITTAIYNTLNGINTTCECICYDN; encoded by the exons ATGAAGCTGTTGATTAATAGTTTAATCAAAATAGTAACACTGCTACAACTACTTTCTTCACTGCCTATTATACTCCATGGAAAACGAATTGTTTGCTTGTTTCCTAATTGGGCAGTGTATCGCACAa CATCTGGTGGTGCTGGACACTACACCGTTGATAACATCGATCCGAAACTGTGCACCCATTTGTTGTATCAATTTGCTAACATCGATAAATCAAGCTTAAACATTTCTATTGGTGATCACGCTGCCGACATTGACAAAAAAGGCTACAAGAAATCTGTAGCCCTTAAAACCCAAAACCCTCAATTGGGGGTGATGATTTCAGTAGGGTTTGCGAATGACGGCATTGAAAATGGTTATTATGAGCAACTAACTGCAAACGAGTCCAACATTGTCCCATTCGTCAGCTCAGCCATGGATTTCCTCCAACTTCACGAATTAGATGGCTTGGATTTAGATATAGATTATGTAGAATTATTAACTAATGCGGTCATTAAGACGAGCTTCGTGCGATTGCTCGTCGCACTAAGAAAAGCTTTCACTCCAAAAGGATACATACTGAGTCTACCTCTTCTGGCGGATCCGTCAGTCTATTCGGCATCCGACGGCGAaa aatttgacGTGTCAGGATTAAACGaaaatgtagatttcattaaTCTGAAAACGTATTCCTATCACGTTCCTTCTCGGGATCCGACAGTAGCCCCAGTAGCCGATCACCATTCTCCCCTTCGCAAACGTCATTTTGAGATGGAGAATGAAAATCTTAATGCCGAATATTCCGTTACCTATTGGACAAATTTAGGTTTATTAGCGTCCAAAATCAATCTGGGTATACCGCTTTTTGGACTCAGTTGGACCCTAGGCCGTTCGCAATCGTCGTCGAATAGCTTTGTTCCACCAATTTCAGCTGTGGGTGTTGGTCCGCCTGGAGATATAATGGGCGTCAATAATACAATGTCTTTCTATGAAATTTGTTCCGCTGTTCGCAACAACGGTTGGAAAGTATTCTCAGATCCCACTGGAAAGATCGGTCCCTACGCCGTGTCTCCAACTGATCCGAAGACGTGGGTTGGTTACGACGATCCGGTCATGGCAATTGTCAAATCCCAGTTTATTCTATCGGAAGGATTGGGTGGAGCCTTCCTTTCGGACATTAGCTACGACGACTTTCGCGATACTTGTGGTCTTGGATTCAATCCCATTACAACGGCCATCTACAACACCCTGAACGGTATAAATACCACTTGCGAATGCATATGCTATGACAATTAA
- the LOC124350085 gene encoding cuticle protein 7-like: MKFFILAALFAVAAADSYRSAEYAPKYEAPAYKSTYEAKYETPQPYDFSWAVNDYYNDYGHSEKSDGNVVTGSYRVVLPDGRTQIVTYKADSYGYVADVKYTGEAKYPAYVANNYKATTYSAPAYKPSTPTYTKPTYSAPTYSAPAKMAPVYTATPVYKTPAVQSNY; encoded by the exons ATGAAA ttcttCATCCTTGCCGCCCTTTTCGCTGTCGCTGCCGCCGATTCTTACAGGTCAGCCGAATACGCTCCCAAGTACGAAGCTCCGGCATACAAATCTACATATGAAGCCAAATACGAG ACTCCCCAACCTTACGACTTCAGCTGGGCCGTCAATGATTACTACAACGACTACGGACACTCTGAGAAGAGCGACGGCAATGTCGTAACCGGATCATACCGTGTCGTCCTTCCCGACGGCCGCACCCAAATTGTCACCTACAAGGCCGACAGCTACGGATATGTCGCCGACGTCAAGTACACCGGTGAAGCCAAGTACCCCGCATACGTCGCAAACAACTACAAAGCTACCACCTACTCCGCCCCAGCTTACAAGCCTTCTACTCCGACCTACACCAAGCCAACATACTCCGCTCCCACATACTCTGCACCGGCCAAAATGGCCCCGGTTTACACCGCCACTCCAGTCTATAAAACCCCCGCAGTTCAGTCAAACTACTAA
- the LOC124349721 gene encoding chitinase-3-like protein 2, which yields MGQWPTLLVIATASLVLSNIGPVSANPRLVCYFNSGASLRKGDGQFTVENIDPFLCTHLIFVSGIFNSIVSKGEPGSLDPTVMKFVHLKNKNPKLKIMLSVGSWIDFQSAQYTENVMGSNRANFAHSAAQFLARYGFDGLDFSWPWDFVSPTANDPKQFIRVLTALKDAFKSSGYLLSVAVTANQSISELSYDFPKIEALVDFVNLKSYNMTDNSKSMADHHAPLYTRKWETSGVGGNNVDSVVSYWINKGVSISKLNVGIPFFGKSWTLSSAAYNPPAKASGPGPAGPLTNTQGELAFYEICRHVRVDKDFKAVRSESRLNGPIAYSLWTSGRIWVGYDDVDMVIHKGKYILSKNLGGAVVWDISMDDFKNTCGSGINPLLASLSRTLNVIGQNAELYVSASRDLSPNFILANMTITMLLLIFYSRRMYF from the exons ATGGGACAATGGCCGACATTGTTGGTGATTGCTACTGCATCTTTGGTGTTGAGTAATATCGGTCCCGTTTCAGCAAATCCACGTTTAGTTTGTTATTTCAATTCTGGAGCTAGTTTACGTAAAG GTGATGGCCAATTTACTGTCGAAAACATCGACCCTTTCCTGTGCACTCACCTGATCTTCGTTTCGGGTATTTTCAACTCGATCGTCAGTAAAGGAGAACCCGGAAGTCTGGACCCAACGGTCATGAAATTCGTACATCTGAAAAACAAGAACCCCAAACTGAAAATAATGCTTTCGGTTGGAAGCTGGATCGACTTCCAGTCGGCACAGTATACCGAGAATGTGATGGGCAGCAACAGGGCCAATTTCGCTCACTCTGCCGCCCAATTTCTTGCCCGTTACGGTTTTGACGGATTGGACTTTTCTTGGCCGTGGGATTTTGTTTCGCCTACTGCCAATGATCCAAAACAATTCATTCGGGTACTGACAGCCCTTAAAGACGCCTTCAAGTCGAGCGGATATCTACTTAGTGTCGCCGTAACAGCCAATCAATCCATCTCGGAATTAA GCTatgattttccaaaaattgaagCGCTAGTGGACTTTGTGAACTTGAAATCCTACAACATGACGGACAATTCGAAATCCATGGCAGATCACCACGCCCCACTCTACACGAGGAAATGGGAGACTTCCGGAGTCGGTGGCAATAACGTCGATTCAGTTGTGTCTTATTGGATCAACAAGGGCGTATCCATATCAAAACTCAACGTGGGTATCCCTTTCTTCGGTAAGAGCTGGACGTTATCGTCGGCCGCTTACAATCCGCCAGCCAAAGCATCGGGCCCCGGACCGGCCGGCCCATTGACTAACACCCAAGGAGAATTGGCCTTTTACGAAATTTGTCGACATGTACGCGTCGACAAGGATTTCAAAGCAGTCAGAAGTGAAAGCCGTTTGAACGGGCCAATCGCCTACTCCTTGTGGACGTCCGGAAGGATTTGGGTCGGATACGACGACGTCGATATGGTCATACACAAAGGAAAGTATATCCTGTCAAAGAATTTGGGTGGGGCTGTTGTTTGGGACATCTCCATGGACGACTTTAAAAATACTTGTGGCAGTGGGATCAATCCTCTGCTAGCGTCTCTATCTAGAACTCTCAACGTCATCGGTCAAAATGCTGAGCTGTACGTATCTGCTTCGCGTGACCTTTCCCCGAATTTTATTCTGGCCAATATGACAATAACGATgctattattaatattttattctCGTCGCATGTACTTTTAG